The following proteins are co-located in the Deltaproteobacteria bacterium genome:
- a CDS encoding DUF433 domain-containing protein has protein sequence MSWHDRIVVDSKIMVGKPVVRGTRLTVEFIIDLLAQGWNETDILDNYPSLSSQDVRACLHYAGELLREEKVFPIDSAQRPPGA, from the coding sequence ATGAGCTGGCATGACCGCATCGTGGTGGACTCGAAGATCATGGTCGGGAAACCGGTGGTCCGGGGTACCCGGCTAACCGTGGAGTTCATCATCGACCTGCTCGCCCAGGGGTGGAACGAGACCGATATCCTGGACAATTACCCATCCCTGAGCAGCCAGGACGTACGGGCCTGTCTGCACTACGCGGGCGAGTTGCTCCGAGAGGAGAAGGTCTTCCCTATTGACTCTGCACAACGCCCACCGGGCGCATGA